In the genome of Synergistaceae bacterium, the window GTGGTATATCTGGGGGCGTAGCCGTACTTCTTCAGACGGGGCACGAGAAGGGGAATGAGCGCGGAGATGACGGGCACGGAAGACCCCGTCAGGGCTCCCATGAAAACGGCCGCGACGACGCCCACCAGCGCCATGCCGCCTCTCACCCGCCCCACCAGCGCGTAGGAAAATCGAACGATCCGGTCAGCCAGTCCCGCGTCCGAGATGAGGCTGCCCGCGTAAACGAAAACCGCTATGCCCAGGATGGTGGAATTGTTCATGGCGTGGTACAGAGTCATCGGAATGAAAGCGAAACTGACCCCGTCCGCCAGAGAGCCGAACAGCGGCGCGCCCAGAAAAAGCCACCCCAGAGGCACGCTGCAGATAAGCCCTCCCAGAAATGTCACAAGGGCGACGATGAGTCCTGCGCTCATTTGCCGGCGCCTCCTTCCGAAATTCCGCACAGACTCAGAATCTGCGCGACCGTGTTATGGAACATGTGAAAGATGTTCAGGACGAACGCGACAAAAAGAGCCTCGATCATCCAGCTGGTGTTCAGCCAGGTGACGAGAGTCGCCCATTCGGGGTATTTGATGGCACGCAGAAAATAAGCGTAGAAAACCGGAAACAGCAGGCACAAAAAAGTCAGGCACAGAAGATTGATGAGTATTTTGACCACTTTTTTGGCTTTTTCCCCTTTGACGGCGAAAGAGGTGAAGACGTCCACGTTGATGTGGGAGTCCTGTCCG includes:
- a CDS encoding TRAP transporter small permease subunit, coding for MKKIYLKFVRCLFVFETAMAAFGLLFATFTIMAQILNRYWLHFPVIWLADVSLFVYVFCAFFAIPLATGQDSHINVDVFTSFAVKGEKAKKVVKILINLLCLTFLCLLFPVFYAYFLRAIKYPEWATLVTWLNTSWMIEALFVAFVLNIFHMFHNTVAQILSLCGISEGGAGK